One genomic window of Marinobacter adhaerens HP15 includes the following:
- a CDS encoding porin family protein — MIENNNVFISSNNRSFRKAPMAAALVLAAGVSSPVMAEVSFESDNGWKAGFNGHIPIFAVFGNYDEPTDEDSFTITTGFNPATLQTNIYAPTQNGLEVSGHFQMNANIAPGDANTEFRSRVSEIAVAGDFGKVNIGKGFGIYGVPAIGDNGSALGVGLIGGPDQVAATAGRIGNGYFYANFTPRVMYTSNNLGGLQFKVGLFSPSKVDGVTDAEYTMPRIEANVVYSGDNFSLWSSGFTQDVDSKTGTFDDYTMSGIDFGGSVSLGGLSVRGNYGITQGTGNGVFAARLDPNEEDASQWYVETTYQINRTTLGVSYGEGEDDFIAGDGDDTDLTMLFARYAATDHLTLMAEYTTLGTGNGQGEYDAIIFGSQLTF; from the coding sequence TCCTCTCCAGTCATGGCGGAAGTTTCTTTCGAGTCCGATAATGGGTGGAAGGCGGGCTTCAACGGCCATATTCCGATCTTTGCGGTGTTCGGAAACTATGACGAGCCAACCGATGAGGATTCTTTCACCATCACAACCGGTTTTAACCCCGCAACACTGCAAACGAACATCTATGCGCCCACCCAGAACGGCTTGGAGGTGTCAGGCCACTTCCAGATGAATGCCAATATTGCGCCCGGTGATGCCAATACGGAGTTCCGCAGTCGGGTCTCGGAGATTGCAGTGGCAGGTGATTTTGGCAAGGTTAATATAGGAAAAGGCTTCGGGATCTATGGGGTTCCTGCCATTGGTGATAACGGCAGCGCGTTGGGTGTCGGCCTCATTGGCGGGCCAGACCAGGTGGCGGCCACCGCCGGGCGCATCGGTAACGGGTACTTTTACGCCAACTTCACGCCCCGTGTGATGTACACCTCCAACAACTTGGGTGGCCTGCAATTCAAGGTTGGTCTGTTTAGCCCGTCGAAAGTGGATGGCGTTACTGATGCCGAGTACACCATGCCCCGCATCGAAGCGAACGTGGTCTATTCCGGCGACAACTTCTCCCTTTGGTCCAGTGGCTTTACCCAGGATGTGGACTCCAAAACCGGCACCTTCGATGACTACACTATGTCTGGTATCGATTTCGGTGGTTCCGTCTCGCTGGGTGGTCTGAGTGTTCGTGGCAACTACGGCATCACCCAGGGCACAGGCAACGGTGTGTTTGCCGCGCGCCTGGACCCGAACGAAGAAGACGCAAGCCAGTGGTATGTTGAAACAACCTATCAGATCAACCGGACCACACTCGGTGTCAGTTATGGTGAAGGTGAGGACGACTTCATCGCCGGTGATGGTGACGATACCGATCTGACCATGCTGTTTGCCCGCTACGCAGCAACAGACCACCTCACCCTGATGGCGGAATACACGACACTGGGCACGGGGAATGGTCAGGGCGAATACGATGCGATCATCTTTGGTTCGC